A stretch of the Anaerobaca lacustris genome encodes the following:
- a CDS encoding LamG-like jellyroll fold domain-containing protein has product MFKRSSLVFLSFLILAPAWSTLAALDPSLVAWWAFDEGSGTVAADGSGNGNDGVVEGGAVWVPGVLDMALQFNGSNSFVRAPYIPFNDRSFTQAMWINPSLSANEQVVFAQVQAGATDTSLHYRIWGDGRVRMGFYNNDLDTPAGTVVAGNWYHVAFWYDFENQNRRIYIDGVLTAEAGASPYKGTVGDTRIGQWSNSQWFDGMIDDVQVYDRPLTDGEVVRIMSGLQDMALAQNPRPTDQAIDVPRDVVLAWDAGEFAATHDVYFGTSFDDVNDAGRANPMGVLLSQGQAATSYDPAGLLDFGTTYFWRVDEVNAAPDNTIFKGEVWSFTSEPFAYPVTDIIATTNGQSSAGAGPENTVDGSGLNAADQHSVEAAHMWLTTPGDEPLYIQYEFDRVYKLHEMLVWNYNVQFETILGFGLKDVTVEYSADGEDWTILGDVEFAKATARADYVANTVVDFSGVPARFVRLNVNSGHGMMGQFGLSEVRFLYIPAQAREPQPGDGAAGVDVASALSWRAGRDAASHDVYLGADADELALVGTVAGVTFTPGNLEFGSTYYWRIDAVNPDDANPVWGSPLWSFSTQEYALVEGFETYTDDIDAGEAIFDTWIDGWVNNTGSTVGYLETPFAEKTIVHGGTQSMPLQYDNATAPFYSETERTFASVQNWTGNGADTLVLYVRGNAPDFKETADGSIIMSAIGTDIWGTADQFRFA; this is encoded by the coding sequence ATGTTCAAGCGATCATCTCTTGTGTTTCTTTCGTTTCTGATTCTGGCTCCGGCATGGTCGACGCTGGCCGCCTTGGATCCCAGTCTTGTTGCCTGGTGGGCGTTTGACGAAGGCAGTGGGACGGTAGCGGCCGATGGCAGCGGCAACGGCAACGACGGTGTCGTCGAAGGTGGCGCCGTCTGGGTGCCCGGCGTGCTTGACATGGCCCTGCAATTCAATGGATCGAATTCCTTCGTGAGGGCTCCGTATATTCCTTTCAACGATCGTAGTTTTACGCAAGCGATGTGGATCAATCCGTCGCTGTCGGCCAACGAGCAAGTGGTCTTTGCCCAGGTTCAGGCAGGTGCGACGGACACAAGTCTGCACTACCGGATCTGGGGCGATGGTCGCGTTCGCATGGGATTCTATAACAATGACCTCGATACGCCGGCCGGGACGGTTGTAGCGGGCAACTGGTACCATGTTGCGTTCTGGTATGACTTCGAGAATCAGAATCGACGCATCTACATCGACGGCGTGTTGACAGCCGAGGCCGGGGCCTCCCCCTATAAGGGGACCGTCGGCGATACCCGTATTGGTCAATGGAGTAACAGTCAGTGGTTTGATGGGATGATCGACGACGTCCAGGTTTATGACCGGCCCTTGACGGATGGCGAGGTCGTCAGGATCATGTCCGGCCTGCAAGATATGGCGCTGGCCCAGAATCCCCGACCCACAGATCAGGCGATCGACGTGCCGCGTGATGTTGTCCTGGCATGGGACGCCGGTGAGTTTGCGGCCACGCACGATGTGTATTTCGGCACCTCGTTCGACGATGTCAACGATGCCGGCCGGGCCAACCCGATGGGCGTGCTGCTCAGCCAGGGTCAGGCCGCGACCAGTTACGATCCGGCCGGGCTGCTCGATTTTGGGACGACCTACTTCTGGCGCGTGGATGAAGTCAATGCCGCGCCCGACAATACGATCTTCAAAGGCGAGGTTTGGAGCTTCACCTCGGAGCCGTTTGCCTATCCGGTGACGGACATCATCGCCACAACCAACGGCCAGTCCAGCGCAGGCGCCGGGCCGGAGAACACGGTCGACGGTTCCGGACTCAACGCCGCCGATCAGCACTCGGTCGAGGCCGCGCACATGTGGCTGACAACGCCCGGCGACGAGCCGCTCTACATTCAGTACGAGTTCGATCGCGTCTACAAACTCCACGAGATGCTCGTCTGGAATTACAACGTCCAGTTCGAGACCATTCTCGGCTTCGGGCTCAAAGATGTGACAGTGGAGTACTCGGCCGATGGCGAGGACTGGACCATCCTGGGTGACGTGGAGTTTGCCAAGGCCACGGCCCGGGCGGACTATGTCGCCAACACCGTGGTTGATTTCAGCGGCGTTCCCGCTCGGTTCGTCCGTCTCAACGTCAACAGCGGCCACGGCATGATGGGGCAGTTCGGGCTCAGCGAAGTGCGCTTCCTGTACATCCCGGCGCAGGCTCGCGAGCCGCAGCCGGGTGATGGCGCTGCGGGCGTTGATGTCGCCAGTGCGCTGAGCTGGCGTGCCGGGCGCGATGCCGCCTCGCATGACGTGTACCTCGGCGCCGACGCGGACGAACTGGCCCTGGTCGGCACGGTCGCCGGCGTCACGTTCACGCCGGGCAACCTTGAGTTCGGCAGCACCTATTACTGGAGGATCGACGCGGTCAATCCGGACGATGCGAACCCCGTCTGGGGCAGCCCCCTCTGGAGCTTCTCGACGCAGGAATACGCGTTGGTCGAAGGCTTCGAGACCTACACCGACGACATCGACGCCGGTGAGGCGATCTTCGACACGTGGATCGACGGGTGGGTCAACAACACCGGCTCGACGGTCGGTTATCTCGAAACGCCGTTTGCCGAGAAGACCATCGTCCATGGCGGCACGCAGTCGATGCCGCTGCAATACGACAACGCGACCGCGCCGTTCTACTCCGAGACCGAGCGCACGTTTGCTTCGGTTCAGAACTGGACGGGCAACGGCGCCGACACGCTGGTGCTCTACGTCCGGGGCAACGCGCCCGACTTCAAGGAGACGGCCGACGGCAGCATCATCATGAGCGCGATCGGCACCGACATCTGGGGTACGGCCGACCAGTTCCGCTTTGCT
- a CDS encoding excinuclease ABC subunit UvrC — MANAESERLERIRGRIKELPTTPGVYFLKGPDDVVLYVGKAKSLRSRVASYFQPGSDLAASRGPKILEMAGKVCAVDFLETENEVDAMLKEARLIKDIRPPYNTDLTDDKTFPYLEITTREDFPGVYITRKPQAKGTRLFGPFANVKDLRAVLVELQKIFRFRTCSLEIHDADPKRRFFRPCLLYSIKQCTAPCAARIDKADYRRAIQDLIRFLRSKRSTVLRWLRERMDEAAGNLQYEKAAMFRDRIRLIEGLDDRGTPDEHVQPEVFAADPTEALVKLRDILQVPNQVRIIEGIDIANLSGAESVGSLVKFIDGRPFKSGYRRFRIKTVEGIDDYAMIAEVVRRRYKYALRGEELWPDLILIDGGLGHLHAAEAAFAAMIAECRAEGLADVEPPHTKMASIAKREEDIYLQGQSKPLKLPAHSPVRKLLQYVRDEAHRFAQHYHHLLRDKKLFHDG; from the coding sequence ATGGCCAACGCTGAGAGCGAAAGACTCGAACGGATTCGCGGGCGGATCAAGGAATTGCCCACCACACCCGGCGTGTACTTCCTGAAGGGTCCTGACGATGTTGTCCTCTATGTCGGTAAGGCCAAGAGCCTTCGATCGCGCGTCGCCAGCTACTTTCAGCCGGGCAGCGACCTGGCGGCCTCGCGCGGGCCGAAGATCCTGGAGATGGCCGGCAAGGTTTGTGCGGTGGACTTCCTCGAAACCGAGAACGAAGTCGACGCCATGCTCAAAGAGGCCCGCCTGATCAAAGACATCCGTCCGCCCTACAACACCGACCTGACCGACGACAAGACGTTCCCTTATCTGGAAATTACCACGCGGGAAGACTTCCCCGGCGTTTACATCACGCGAAAGCCCCAAGCCAAGGGCACGCGGCTGTTCGGCCCGTTCGCCAACGTCAAGGACCTGCGGGCGGTCCTGGTGGAACTCCAGAAGATCTTCCGATTCCGCACGTGCAGCCTGGAGATTCACGACGCCGACCCGAAACGGCGCTTCTTTCGCCCCTGCCTGCTCTACAGCATCAAGCAGTGCACCGCCCCATGCGCCGCCCGCATCGACAAAGCCGACTACCGCCGGGCGATCCAGGACCTGATTCGCTTCCTCCGGTCCAAGCGGTCCACTGTCCTGCGATGGCTGCGCGAGCGGATGGACGAGGCGGCCGGCAACCTCCAGTATGAGAAAGCGGCCATGTTTCGCGACCGCATCCGCCTGATCGAGGGCCTCGATGACCGGGGAACGCCCGACGAGCACGTCCAGCCCGAGGTCTTCGCCGCCGACCCGACCGAGGCCCTGGTCAAGTTGCGGGATATCCTTCAGGTCCCGAACCAGGTCCGCATCATCGAGGGGATCGACATCGCCAATCTCAGCGGGGCCGAGTCGGTCGGCTCGCTGGTCAAGTTCATCGATGGCCGGCCTTTCAAGAGCGGCTACCGGCGGTTCCGGATCAAGACGGTCGAAGGCATCGACGACTACGCGATGATCGCCGAGGTGGTGCGCCGCCGGTACAAATATGCCCTGCGGGGCGAAGAGCTGTGGCCCGATCTGATCCTGATCGACGGGGGCCTGGGGCACCTGCACGCCGCCGAGGCCGCGTTCGCCGCGATGATCGCCGAATGCCGGGCAGAAGGGCTCGCCGACGTGGAGCCGCCCCATACGAAGATGGCCTCGATCGCCAAACGCGAGGAGGATATCTACCTCCAGGGGCAATCCAAGCCATTGAAGCTGCCGGCCCATTCGCCCGTCCGCAAGCTGCTCCAGTACGTCCGCGACGAGGCCCACCGCTTCGCCCAGCACTACCACCACCTGTTGCGCGACAAAAAGCTGTTTCACGACGGGTGA
- a CDS encoding vitamin B12-dependent ribonucleotide reductase, translating into MSYKFDPENPFKDDRKRARKGLTPQDAKGLTIEPHFSTPNKHPFEEIDWEVRSAKISSDSGQAIFEQDDIEVPASWSQLATKVVSSKYFYGDAELGQRENSVKQLVHRVCRTIADRGLKDGYFKTEQEADTYYHELTWLCVNQYGAFNSPVWFNVGLYDVYGIGGSKHNYHWDAEKQAAVPCENSYEYPQASACFIQSVKDSMEDIMRLATSEAMLFKHGSGTGTDLSTLRSSKEKLSGGGKPSGPLSFMRVYDQIAAVIKSGGKTRRAAKMQSLKVDHPDIKEFITCKTVEEKKAWTLIEAGYSGEYNSEAYDSVMFQNSNLSVRVTDEFLQAAEKDDVWITHAVTSGEKMGEHSARELMQLIAEGTRVCGDPGVQYHSTINRWHTCPNSGPINASNPCSEYMFIDDSACNLASLNLMKFRKDDGTFDVEGFKKAVRLFIIAQEILVDNGSYPDQPITVNSHRFRPLGLGFANLGSLVMSLALPYDSDQARSLASAIGAIMTGTAYAVSAEIAEIKGPFVEFEKNKDPMLKVINMHRQHAYDIPETHCPDYLRNAAKDAWDQALDAGSKVGFRNAQTTVLAPTGTIGFLMDCDTTGIEPDIALVKYKLLAGGGMLKLVNRTVPMALERLGYTPDDIKAICDYIDEHETIENAPKLMDDHLPVFDCAFKPRNGKRFIKSQAHLRMMAAVQPFISGAISKTINMSKESTTEDIMAAYTEGWKLGLKAVAIYRDGSKRLQPVSTDKHKEEKAKTVVEAPAARPFRRRLPDTRQSITHKFSVAGHEGYLTVGLYEDGQPGEMFITMAKEGSTVGGLMDVIGTCTSMALQYGVPLITLVDKFRHARFEPSGMTSNRDIPFAKSLIDYIFCWLGCQFIPGYADKNLPNRSGALATESKTTTTARELVEKTKDLAHKIAEAKAAGNGAKKKTGRDNGARPVPAGREAKAEPVIPTDRLSEATGRIRALVASTIPQPEGALDTEAAVMHQFSAQFAHFGDDAPACDICGAITVRNGTCYKCFNCGNSMGCS; encoded by the coding sequence ATGTCTTACAAATTCGACCCTGAGAACCCTTTCAAAGACGACCGAAAGCGAGCCCGGAAAGGCCTTACCCCTCAGGATGCGAAAGGTTTGACGATAGAGCCGCATTTCTCAACACCGAACAAACACCCGTTCGAAGAGATCGATTGGGAGGTCCGTTCAGCAAAGATCTCCAGCGACAGCGGCCAGGCGATCTTCGAGCAGGACGACATCGAGGTGCCTGCGTCGTGGAGCCAACTGGCCACAAAGGTGGTTTCGAGCAAATACTTCTACGGCGACGCCGAACTGGGCCAGCGGGAGAACTCCGTCAAGCAACTGGTTCACCGCGTCTGTCGAACCATCGCCGATCGCGGCTTGAAGGACGGCTACTTCAAGACCGAACAAGAGGCGGACACGTACTACCACGAACTGACGTGGCTGTGCGTCAACCAGTATGGGGCTTTCAATTCGCCTGTTTGGTTCAACGTGGGCCTGTATGACGTCTATGGGATCGGCGGCAGCAAGCACAACTATCACTGGGACGCCGAGAAGCAGGCCGCCGTGCCCTGCGAGAACAGCTACGAGTACCCCCAAGCCTCGGCCTGCTTCATCCAGTCGGTGAAGGACTCGATGGAAGACATCATGCGCCTGGCGACCAGCGAGGCAATGCTCTTCAAGCACGGATCGGGGACCGGAACCGACTTATCAACACTGAGAAGCAGCAAAGAGAAGCTTTCCGGCGGGGGCAAGCCCTCGGGCCCGCTGAGCTTCATGCGGGTCTACGACCAGATCGCGGCGGTGATCAAGTCCGGCGGCAAGACCCGGCGCGCCGCCAAGATGCAGTCGCTCAAGGTCGACCACCCCGACATCAAGGAGTTCATTACCTGCAAGACCGTCGAGGAGAAGAAGGCCTGGACGCTCATCGAGGCCGGCTATAGCGGCGAGTACAACAGCGAGGCCTACGACAGCGTTATGTTCCAGAACTCCAACCTCTCGGTCCGCGTGACCGATGAGTTCCTGCAGGCCGCCGAGAAGGACGACGTCTGGATCACCCACGCGGTGACCAGCGGCGAGAAGATGGGCGAGCACTCCGCCCGCGAGCTGATGCAGTTGATCGCCGAGGGCACGCGGGTCTGCGGCGACCCCGGCGTCCAGTACCACAGCACAATCAATCGCTGGCACACCTGCCCGAACTCCGGGCCGATCAACGCCTCGAACCCCTGCAGCGAGTACATGTTCATCGACGACTCGGCCTGCAACCTGGCCTCGCTGAACCTGATGAAATTCCGAAAAGACGATGGGACTTTCGACGTCGAAGGGTTCAAAAAGGCGGTCCGCCTGTTCATCATCGCCCAGGAGATCCTGGTCGACAACGGCAGCTATCCCGACCAGCCGATTACGGTCAACAGCCATCGATTCCGGCCCCTGGGGCTGGGTTTCGCCAACCTTGGCTCGCTGGTAATGAGCCTGGCGCTGCCGTACGATTCGGACCAGGCCCGTTCGCTGGCCTCGGCGATCGGCGCGATCATGACCGGTACCGCCTACGCCGTAAGTGCTGAGATCGCAGAGATTAAGGGCCCATTTGTCGAATTCGAGAAGAACAAGGACCCCATGCTGAAGGTCATCAACATGCACCGTCAGCATGCGTACGACATCCCTGAGACGCATTGCCCCGACTACCTGCGAAACGCGGCCAAGGACGCCTGGGACCAGGCGCTCGACGCCGGCAGCAAGGTGGGTTTCCGCAACGCCCAGACGACGGTCCTGGCGCCGACGGGCACGATCGGGTTCCTGATGGACTGCGACACGACCGGGATCGAGCCGGACATCGCGCTGGTCAAATACAAGCTGCTGGCCGGCGGCGGCATGCTCAAACTGGTCAACCGGACCGTGCCGATGGCCCTCGAACGGCTGGGCTACACCCCGGACGACATCAAGGCCATATGCGACTATATCGACGAGCACGAGACCATCGAAAACGCACCGAAGCTCATGGACGACCACCTGCCCGTCTTCGACTGTGCATTCAAGCCCCGAAACGGCAAACGTTTCATCAAGTCCCAGGCCCACCTGAGAATGATGGCCGCGGTACAGCCGTTCATCTCCGGCGCAATCAGCAAAACGATCAATATGTCCAAGGAGAGCACGACCGAGGATATCATGGCCGCCTACACCGAGGGCTGGAAGCTCGGGCTCAAGGCGGTGGCGATCTATCGCGACGGGTCCAAGCGTCTCCAGCCGGTATCGACCGACAAACACAAGGAAGAGAAGGCCAAGACCGTGGTCGAGGCCCCTGCGGCGCGACCGTTCCGCAGGCGACTGCCGGACACCCGGCAGAGCATCACGCACAAATTTTCCGTTGCCGGACACGAAGGCTATCTGACGGTGGGGCTATACGAGGATGGACAGCCTGGTGAGATGTTTATCACTATGGCCAAGGAGGGCAGCACCGTCGGAGGCCTTATGGACGTGATCGGCACCTGTACGTCGATGGCGCTGCAGTACGGGGTGCCCCTGATCACCCTGGTGGACAAGTTCCGCCACGCCCGGTTCGAGCCGTCGGGGATGACCTCGAACCGCGACATCCCGTTCGCCAAGAGCCTGATCGACTACATCTTCTGCTGGCTGGGCTGCCAGTTCATCCCCGGCTACGCCGACAAAAACCTGCCCAATCGCTCCGGCGCCTTGGCCACCGAGAGCAAGACCACTACGACCGCCCGGGAGCTGGTGGAAAAGACCAAGGACCTGGCGCATAAGATCGCCGAGGCCAAGGCCGCCGGCAACGGCGCCAAGAAAAAGACCGGCCGGGACAACGGCGCCAGACCCGTGCCCGCAGGACGCGAGGCCAAGGCGGAGCCCGTGATCCCCACGGACCGCCTGTCCGAAGCCACCGGCCGGATCAGGGCCCTCGTCGCCTCGACGATCCCGCAGCCCGAAGGCGCCCTGGACACCGAAGCCGCCGTCATGCACCAGTTCAGCGCCCAGTTCGCCCACTTCGGCGACGACGCCCCCGCCTGCGACATCTGCGGCGCCATCACCGTCCGCAACGGAACCTGCTACAAATGCTTCAACTGCGGCAACTCCATGGGTTGTTCTTGA
- the rplM gene encoding 50S ribosomal protein L13 has translation MKSFMAKNNEIEQKWLLVDAEDAILGRMAAKIAPILMGKTKPTYTPHVDVGDYIVVVNAEKVRVTGKKAEQKEYDWYTHHPGGHKYASFAEMMRKKPERVIELAVRRMLPKNKLGRKMLKKMKVYRGPDHEHQAQQPEPIELS, from the coding sequence ATGAAAAGCTTCATGGCCAAGAACAACGAGATCGAGCAGAAATGGCTGCTGGTGGACGCCGAGGACGCGATTCTCGGGCGGATGGCCGCCAAGATCGCGCCGATTCTGATGGGCAAGACCAAGCCGACCTATACGCCCCACGTGGATGTGGGCGACTATATCGTGGTCGTCAACGCCGAGAAGGTGCGGGTCACCGGCAAGAAGGCCGAGCAGAAGGAATACGACTGGTACACCCACCATCCCGGCGGGCACAAGTACGCCAGCTTCGCGGAGATGATGCGCAAGAAGCCGGAGCGTGTGATCGAGCTGGCGGTCCGAAGGATGCTGCCGAAGAACAAGCTGGGCCGCAAGATGCTCAAGAAGATGAAAGTCTATCGTGGCCCGGACCACGAGCACCAAGCCCAGCAACCCGAGCCGATCGAACTGTCCTAA
- the rpsI gene encoding 30S ribosomal protein S9: MGSGNKSNEKYGYWWGTGRRKTAIARVRIRPGSGKLIVNKKELNDFFAREQDRKAVVAPLKSVHAEKAFDVFVNVKGGGTTGQAGAALLGVARALRSYDENYIQALRDGGHLTRDPRMVERKKPGQSGARRRFQFSKR, translated from the coding sequence ATGGGATCGGGCAACAAAAGCAATGAGAAGTACGGCTACTGGTGGGGCACCGGCCGCCGGAAGACCGCCATCGCCCGGGTCCGAATCCGGCCGGGCAGCGGCAAGCTTATCGTCAACAAGAAGGAATTGAACGATTTCTTCGCCCGGGAGCAGGACCGCAAGGCGGTGGTCGCGCCGCTCAAGAGCGTCCATGCCGAGAAGGCCTTCGATGTGTTCGTCAACGTCAAGGGCGGGGGCACGACCGGCCAGGCCGGAGCGGCCCTGCTAGGCGTAGCCAGGGCCCTGAGGAGCTACGACGAGAATTACATTCAGGCCCTGCGTGACGGCGGGCACCTGACGCGCGACCCGCGAATGGTCGAGAGGAAAAAGCCCGGCCAATCGGGCGCACGGCGGAGGTTCCAGTTCTCCAAGCGTTAG